From Bacteroidota bacterium:
TCATCTGAACGTTTATCTGGTTCAAAGACCCTTGCAAGGGTGCCTGCAATAAAATCAGAAATTTGAATTAAGCTATTCTCTTTACTGTTTGCAAAATCAAAAGAGGATCTCTCGAATAAATTTGGAATGTGGTTTTTATTGACGTATTTTTTAAAACCTTCCATAAATTCTGGATATCCATGTTCATCGGCAATAATCCTGACATTCGGGTAAACTTCAAATAGTTGTCTATAAAGAACTCCATGTAAAAATTTAAGAAAAGATTTTTTATAGATTAGACCTGATTTTTTATCGATTTGATTCTTATCAATTGCCAGAACATAATACTTAGCTTTTAATTCACTAATATCTTGGAGAATTTTTATTCTTCGATTATCAGTTTTCACATTGCTCGATTTAATTTCACTTCCTTGAAAATACTTTTTTGAAACCTTTTCAACCAAAACTTCGACATTTGCAAGGTCAGGATCTGAAATTAAAGTGGCAACAATAATAAAATAATCTGTGACAGCTGACTTTTGGGTTTCTAAACTTGGATTCCCGAATTCGTCTACAAAAATATGTTGAACTTCGTCAATCATTTGTTCACCTTTGGTGAAATAAAAATTGTTGAATTAATAAATATTTTCGCTTGGTGGGGCGCTGGAGGAAAAAGATCTCCTCCATGCACTTACTCCTATATATAAACAGTAATTTCAATCGTCGATTTCATTCTTCCTCTATGATATTGGAAACATACGCCCCAGAAGTGCAGTCCCCACCACCATACAAATCAAAATGATAATTGATTCCATAAAAACCTCCTTCATCATGAAATAAAATTTTGAATTAACAAAATATTTAATCAAATCAAACAAAGGGGGTACATAACCAATTAGAAAGACACATAGACCAATGATTGAACTACCTGAACATAGGTCATTAAATTAAATGTTTTACCTCCTCATGTTTTATTCAAATTTGTTAAATTTTCAATACTCATCATGTTCAATATCTCCAACTCCATAATCCCATGTCATATCTGAACAAATAACTTCAAACCATTTTTTAAAAATTTTATAGGTTCTTTTCTTTGGCCAATTATTTGGGTCCACCATCCAGGATTCAAGCTCTTCTTCAAATATTATTATAAAAACCTTTTTTAAATAGTTTTCATAATTGAATTCATCATATTTATCGGGAATTAAGATCGTTGTCGCATGAGGTGTGTCATATTTTTCTGCATCTTCAAAGCTATTCGCCCAGTCAATGTATGGTTGCTTTGGGGTGATGGTTATTGATGTTCTGTTTATGGTTTTCATATTTTTTCAGTTTTTAATTCGATTCGATATAGTACTGTAATTAGCTTAACATGCTTATTTTTGAAAAGATCATTAGCTTTAATTTTCCAAATCTTCGGGTTCAGTCCACCAGCATCATAAACCACGTAAATATAATAATTAGAAAGCTCTTGAGAAATGTTGTACTCATTAGCAGTAATCTGAATCTGACCTTTTCCAATTGGGTTCTGAGTTGATTTAACCTCTATGAATTTTTCATCCCCATTAATGTCAAACGATAATATATCATAACCGGCACGATCATCCTTTTTTGAAATGTGTTTAACCTTGTTGGATAAACGAACTTTACTATGTTGCTTTAAAAAATCTTTTTCGAATTTTAGGACAATTTGCTCACCTCGGTCTCCAATCCTTTTTGCGTTTTTCGATTGTCGCTCATAATCAGGTTTTCTATTCCTCTTTCGACTTTTCTTTTTTCCTGGAAACTCACAGATATTTAAATCAACAACTTCACTTCTAATTTTTTCAATTGGAGGGAAGTCTTTTAATTTTAGTCCTTTTAACTCATCTGGTAGATTTTTATCCTTTGTCTCATCGTTTGGATTACCAAAAGATTTATAAAGGAATTTGCTGATTTCTAACATCGACCAATCTTTCATGACAGAATCTGAGTTCTTAAAATTCATTATACAGGAACGTTTATCCAACTCAGATTTGGATGAATTTTCAATGCCAAGAAAAGAAATAAAATAGTCTAAATGCTTTGCTGATAAGATGTTTAGATATTTTTCTGGATAGTACAGCGATAAGATTTTCCCTTTAAACATAGGGGAAATTAAGTTGGATTTTAGTGATTCATAATTTTCAGATTTACCGTCATTAATCAGTTTGATGATTTCTTGTTTCACATTATAGAAAGCAACTTGTATATCATCACCAAAATCTTTTTTTCCTATTCTGTATTTTCGGGTTTGATCGTCTCCGAGGACACCGAAATATATACCAAACTTTTTGGACGGGCTCCCATGCATATTCCCCCATAAATTCAGTTCGTTTTCGATGCGATTGCAAAACGTTTTTTCACCTTTTCCAACTATATATTCATCTAATTTCAAGTTTTGGATTTTGAGAACACTATAACCTCTTACAAATCTATCTCTAAGCAGTGAGATTTTTTTAAACCTTTTTTTAAATTCTGGTCTTTTTTTTTCAAATTCAAGTTGATATTCTCTGAGCTCATTGATATGCATATTTTTTCCTTTACCTAAACGGTGTAAACACTTCCCTCCCATCCCTGGCGTCAAATAAAATCTGGGAAACTTTCCTTTCCCCAACTGTATCGTGAAACTCTTGAGTACGATTCTCTTTATTTTTTCCGGAATTGAATTCTGAATTAGATTTCTGATTTTCAATACATTTCCTGATTTCCGCTCGTTTCTCTTCAGATAGATACATGAGAATCTCCCATTTCAGGTTATGTCGAATATGGAACTGGGTTTGTTATTGGTTTTATTGCACTTGGGGGAGGAGATTTCAAGGAATAAAGTGTAACGTATTAAAAATAGGGGTTTATACCTATAGGGATGTATTTTGTTTGACTGATGAAGGTATTAATGATTAATTTATTAAACACGATAAAACCAATCCTTTTGAGAAACTGGGACGAAAAGCTACGGTCTAATGATAAAATTTTAAGAGAGATATTTTATTCCCTGAATATCAAGGTAAATATGGAGAAATTATGAAAACAAAAGGGCTACTTTTATTAACAGTCATGATTATGTTGTTTTTAAGTAGCAAACCAATTATTGCTTCTCCATCAGAATCAAAAATTACAATGACAAACTCTGGACAAACTATTGATCTAAATTGGACATCAGTTCCTGGATCTTGGGGGTATAATCTTTATTATGCTGATTATTCCAATCCTGTTCTTAATAAAATTGATATGGGACTATCAACCAAACTTCAGACAACTTTACCCAAAGATTTTACTTATTATGTTGCAGTCAAATCATACAACGGCGGGGGTGAAGGTGATTATTCAAACGTTATAATAATCAAGGGATTTACTGATCAAGTTAATAAGATTCAATATAAATATACAGACCATATTGAATTTGAAAATGCTGCTCAAATATTACATATAGCACCTATTGATATAAACAATGATGGATTTAAAGATATAGTATTAATGAACGGCGCACCAGGAGCTCCGTTTCAAGTTTATGATAATCCATTTATGTTTTTTATTAACCAAGGTGGAACATCTTTTATAAAGGATGATAGTTTTATATCAGGCGAATTTCCATACATGATACACCCATGTGAGTGGGAGATCGCAGATTTTAACGGTGACGGAAGAGATGATCTATTAGTTATTGGAACTGGTGACGAAAGTCCTCCTTTCTTGGGGGAAGAGGCTGTACTTTTACTTTCTGATAACAACGGAATGTATAATGCTTCTGATCAACTAAACTCTGGTTCAGTAGGGAAAAATGGAGCAGCTTCTTTTAAACACGGCATGTCTGTGGGTGATGTTGATGGTGATGGTGATATTGATATATTCATAGTATCACTTCTTGAAACAAATGTTCATGAACTGTTAATTAATGATGGAACTGGTAATTTCACCAGTCATCCCGAAATGTTAATTGATAAAGAACTATATTCAACATGGGATAAAGTAGCCAATCCTAAACAACCGAATGCTAATGGTGATTATATAACTCAATGGGTAGCTGAGTTCGTAGATGTTGATACTGATGGTGATTTAGATCTAATTGTTGGGCGAAATAACGCTCCAGACCAGTTATTTTTCAATGATGGAGATGGAGCTTTTTCAAGTCATATTGAACTACCCAAATCATCTTTTTTTAAAAAATATAACAATAAAGTTTATACAGTTGGTATATGGTCAACTGATTTAAATTATGATGGTTATATGGATATAATTTTATCTCAGACC
This genomic window contains:
- a CDS encoding DUF3883 domain-containing protein, producing MHINELREYQLEFEKKRPEFKKRFKKISLLRDRFVRGYSVLKIQNLKLDEYIVGKGEKTFCNRIENELNLWGNMHGSPSKKFGIYFGVLGDDQTRKYRIGKKDFGDDIQVAFYNVKQEIIKLINDGKSENYESLKSNLISPMFKGKILSLYYPEKYLNILSAKHLDYFISFLGIENSSKSELDKRSCIMNFKNSDSVMKDWSMLEISKFLYKSFGNPNDETKDKNLPDELKGLKLKDFPPIEKIRSEVVDLNICEFPGKKKSRKRNRKPDYERQSKNAKRIGDRGEQIVLKFEKDFLKQHSKVRLSNKVKHISKKDDRAGYDILSFDINGDEKFIEVKSTQNPIGKGQIQITANEYNISQELSNYYIYVVYDAGGLNPKIWKIKANDLFKNKHVKLITVLYRIELKTEKI
- a CDS encoding DUF3800 domain-containing protein, which translates into the protein MIDEVQHIFVDEFGNPSLETQKSAVTDYFIIVATLISDPDLANVEVLVEKVSKKYFQGSEIKSSNVKTDNRRIKILQDISELKAKYYVLAIDKNQIDKKSGLIYKKSFLKFLHGVLYRQLFEVYPNVRIIADEHGYPEFMEGFKKYVNKNHIPNLFERSSFDFANSKENSLIQISDFIAGTLARVFEPDKRSDESNNFLKIIGENIICIDEWPIKSNPFTGKMDISTSEGAPTPNLRPRDKIS